From Alcaligenes faecalis, the proteins below share one genomic window:
- a CDS encoding sigma-54-dependent Fis family transcriptional regulator, translating to MGATELTLPLSQDLIDAIRFDAREGKIWFGEQRMLLLHASGFGQLRKELIASLGSERAKYFLMRFGYHAGMKDAEVSQKVRPDLSLKETFLAGPQMHTIRGMVKVVPTSLTFDRDAGQYYGEFDWFDSYEVSNHQKEHGQSSEPVCWSLLGYASGYTSFYMGKSIIYKETQCGAMGHSHCKIVGKPAEEWEADDPEIDRFMLPDPVQDELFALRCELVKLREQEFKHSSANFTLPNSIGQSAAYQAACHLLEKAAQSKVSVLLLGETGVGKEAFARGLHATSDRADQPFIAVNCASIPPELIESELFGVEKGAYTGAHKSRPGRFERAQSGTIFLDEIVELSPRSQAALLRVLQEQELERVGDENIRHIDVRVVAATNEDLAEAVQKGTFRADLYYRLNVFPIHIPPLRERKEDIPLLTEYFLNKYSSMYKKHVLGVSDRSRELLMQYDWPGNIREFENMIERGVILTEHNHEIETHHLFPQQKSALQYLSSLNTQGFMAKESCFSANQTQYLEHLLETPFNLDDLEEQIIQLTLKKTNGNISEAARRLGLTRPALAYRLKKVAMPT from the coding sequence ATGGGGGCTACTGAACTCACACTGCCATTAAGTCAGGACCTGATCGACGCCATTCGCTTTGATGCGCGGGAAGGCAAAATATGGTTTGGCGAGCAGCGCATGCTCTTGCTGCATGCCAGCGGTTTTGGCCAGCTACGCAAGGAACTGATTGCCTCTTTAGGCAGCGAGCGCGCCAAATACTTTCTGATGCGCTTTGGCTACCACGCTGGCATGAAGGATGCCGAGGTGTCACAAAAAGTGCGCCCGGACCTGTCATTGAAAGAGACCTTTCTGGCCGGCCCACAAATGCACACCATTCGCGGCATGGTCAAAGTGGTGCCTACTTCGCTGACCTTTGATCGCGATGCCGGCCAGTACTACGGCGAATTTGACTGGTTTGATTCCTACGAAGTCAGCAATCACCAGAAAGAGCACGGCCAATCCAGCGAGCCGGTCTGTTGGAGCTTGCTTGGGTATGCCAGTGGCTACACCAGCTTCTATATGGGCAAGAGCATCATCTACAAAGAAACCCAATGCGGCGCCATGGGCCACAGTCACTGCAAGATCGTGGGCAAGCCTGCCGAGGAATGGGAAGCTGATGATCCCGAGATCGACCGCTTCATGCTGCCTGACCCGGTTCAGGACGAACTGTTTGCCTTGCGATGTGAGTTGGTGAAGTTGCGCGAACAGGAGTTCAAGCACTCCAGCGCCAACTTCACCTTGCCCAACTCTATTGGCCAGTCCGCCGCCTACCAGGCTGCCTGTCATCTGCTGGAAAAAGCGGCACAAAGCAAAGTCTCCGTGCTGCTGCTGGGGGAAACCGGCGTAGGGAAAGAAGCTTTCGCACGCGGCCTGCACGCGACCAGCGACCGGGCGGATCAGCCCTTTATTGCAGTGAACTGTGCGTCCATTCCCCCGGAGCTGATTGAATCAGAGCTGTTTGGCGTGGAGAAAGGCGCTTATACCGGCGCGCATAAATCCCGCCCCGGTCGTTTTGAGCGTGCCCAGAGCGGCACCATTTTTCTGGATGAAATCGTGGAACTGTCACCACGGTCCCAAGCCGCCCTGCTTCGTGTCTTGCAGGAACAGGAGCTGGAGCGCGTGGGGGATGAGAACATCCGCCATATCGACGTGCGTGTAGTGGCAGCCACTAACGAAGATCTGGCCGAGGCCGTACAAAAAGGCACCTTCCGTGCCGACCTGTACTACCGCCTGAACGTCTTTCCCATCCACATCCCGCCGCTGCGTGAGCGCAAGGAAGACATTCCGCTGCTGACCGAATACTTTCTGAACAAATACTCCAGCATGTACAAAAAGCACGTGCTGGGAGTGAGTGACCGTAGCCGGGAATTGCTGATGCAATATGACTGGCCGGGCAATATCCGCGAGTTCGAGAACATGATCGAGCGTGGCGTCATCCTGACCGAACACAATCACGAAATCGAAACCCACCACTTATTCCCGCAGCAGAAAAGCGCCTTGCAGTATCTGAGCAGTTTGAATACGCAAGGTTTTATGGCGAAGGAGTCCTGTTTCAGCGCGAACCAGACGCAATATCTGGAGCATCTGCTGGAAACGCCCTTCAATCTGGATGATCTTGAAGAACAAATCATCCAGCTGACGTTAAAAAAGACGAATGGGAATATTTCAGAAGCTGCGCGCAGGCTGGGGCTGACTAGACCTGCTTTGGCATATCGGCTGAAGAAGGTGGCGATGCCGACATAG
- a CDS encoding phenol hydroxylase subunit, with the protein MADTSLPTLTKYVRVRSPANARFVEFDFAIGQADLFVELVMPPAAFEQFCLQNNVQPMSEEQMRVNDENEEKWRFGYDTLVGNSRQAEAQ; encoded by the coding sequence ATGGCAGACACGAGCTTGCCCACTTTGACGAAGTACGTACGTGTACGCAGTCCCGCCAATGCGCGCTTTGTGGAATTTGATTTTGCGATTGGCCAGGCGGACCTGTTTGTGGAACTGGTCATGCCACCGGCAGCGTTTGAGCAGTTTTGCCTGCAGAACAATGTCCAGCCCATGAGCGAGGAGCAAATGCGGGTCAATGACGAGAACGAAGAAAAATGGCGTTTTGGTTATGACACTTTGGTCGGTAACAGCCGCCAGGCTGAAGCCCAGTAG
- a CDS encoding aromatic/alkene monooxygenase hydroxylase subunit beta, translating into MTLEIKTASLQPVRQTFANVARRFGEKPATRYQEATYDAQATANFHYRPLWMPDKTLNDPTHTAIQMKDWYVFRDPRQFYYGAYVQNRARMQESAETNYGFFEKRELAQYLSEDVKAKVTRLLLPLRHIEQTANLNFMSGSAYGYGTTITQACLYAGMDSLGMAQYVSRIGLLIDGNSADSLSQAKEAWMQDAAWQGLRALCEKTLVQKDWFELLLVQSLLINTVVHQVVYQGLVADLAKEGGRDLDMLLEFMLECHKDLSNWSDSVFKIAAAESEENKQQLQNWLNQWLPQVQAAFMPYIQAAFADQADQVWTQAQETIAKRVTKAGLSLGGEA; encoded by the coding sequence ATGACATTAGAAATTAAAACGGCCAGTTTGCAGCCCGTGCGGCAAACCTTCGCCAACGTGGCCCGCCGCTTTGGTGAAAAGCCGGCTACCCGCTACCAGGAAGCAACATACGACGCCCAGGCGACCGCCAACTTCCATTACCGGCCCCTGTGGATGCCGGACAAGACCCTGAACGACCCCACACACACCGCCATTCAGATGAAGGACTGGTATGTGTTCCGTGACCCTCGCCAGTTCTACTACGGCGCTTACGTGCAAAACCGTGCCCGCATGCAGGAATCGGCTGAAACCAATTACGGCTTTTTTGAAAAACGCGAGCTGGCCCAGTACCTGAGCGAGGACGTCAAAGCCAAGGTCACCCGCCTGCTGCTGCCTTTGCGTCACATCGAGCAAACCGCCAACCTGAATTTCATGTCCGGCTCAGCCTACGGTTATGGCACCACCATTACCCAAGCCTGTCTCTATGCCGGGATGGACTCGCTGGGTATGGCGCAATACGTCTCCCGTATTGGCTTGCTGATTGATGGCAATAGTGCCGATTCCCTGAGCCAGGCCAAAGAGGCCTGGATGCAGGATGCGGCCTGGCAAGGTCTGCGCGCCTTGTGCGAAAAAACGCTGGTTCAAAAAGACTGGTTTGAACTGCTGCTGGTGCAGTCCTTGCTGATCAACACCGTGGTGCATCAAGTGGTGTATCAGGGTCTGGTGGCGGATCTGGCCAAGGAAGGCGGCCGCGATCTGGATATGCTGCTGGAGTTCATGCTGGAGTGTCATAAGGACCTGTCCAACTGGAGCGATAGCGTCTTCAAGATTGCGGCTGCTGAAAGCGAGGAAAACAAGCAGCAACTGCAAAACTGGCTGAATCAGTGGTTGCCGCAAGTGCAAGCCGCCTTCATGCCCTATATCCAGGCTGCCTTTGCCGACCAGGCTGATCAAGTCTGGACACAAGCGCAGGAAACCATTGCCAAACGCGTCACGAAAGCAGGCCTGAGCCTGGGTGGAGAAGCCTGA
- a CDS encoding MmoB/DmpM family protein, whose translation MTSKVYIGLQDNDMSRYIVEAIEEDNPDATVIYQPAMIRIECVGQLTVKRETVEEKYGQQWDMQELHLNLITLGGNVDEDEDRLFLHWNS comes from the coding sequence ATGACATCCAAGGTTTATATCGGTCTGCAAGACAACGACATGTCGCGCTACATCGTCGAGGCCATCGAAGAAGACAATCCGGACGCCACGGTGATTTATCAGCCAGCCATGATTCGCATTGAGTGCGTGGGCCAGCTGACCGTCAAGCGCGAGACCGTGGAAGAAAAGTATGGGCAGCAGTGGGACATGCAGGAACTGCATCTGAATCTGATCACCTTGGGTGGCAACGTGGATGAAGATGAAGACCGCTTGTTTTTGCACTGGAACAGCTAA
- a CDS encoding aromatic/alkene/methane monooxygenase hydroxylase/oxygenase subunit alpha: MATKKLNIKDKYRYLTRDLDWEFSYQDRKDAFPYEEFEGIKITDWSKWEDPFRLTMDAYWKYQAEKEKKLYAIFDAFAQNNGQMNISDPRYLNAIKVFLTAVTPLEYQAYQGYSHVGRQFSGIGARIACQMQSIDELRHVQTQVHAMSHYNKFFNGFQDWSHMHDRVWYLSVPKSFFEDARAAGPFEFLLAISFSFEYVLTNLLFVPFMSGAAYNGDMATVTFGFSSQSDEARHMTLGLEVIKFLLEQHEDNVPIVQQWIDKWFWRGTRLLSVVGMMMDYMLPNKVMSWKEAWEVYFEQAGGALFKDLARYGIRMPKYSEVIEKEKEHISHQAWWIFYNFGHAAGFHTWIPSDEELDWLSAKYPDTFDKYYRPRWEMAKKMEAEGKRFYSSGLPQLCQVCQVPMTFTDMEKPDEITYRQSQYKGERYHTCSDGCRDIFEHEPEKYIQAWLPVNQILQGGCGGPELEKILSDYYQLNVGVDNMDFKGSVDEARWNEWKGVTA, encoded by the coding sequence ATGGCCACGAAAAAACTAAATATCAAAGACAAATATCGCTATCTGACTCGTGATCTGGACTGGGAATTCAGCTACCAGGATCGCAAGGATGCCTTCCCCTACGAGGAGTTCGAGGGCATCAAGATTACTGATTGGTCCAAATGGGAAGACCCGTTCCGTCTGACAATGGACGCGTACTGGAAGTACCAGGCCGAAAAAGAAAAGAAGCTGTACGCCATTTTTGATGCTTTCGCACAGAACAATGGCCAGATGAATATTTCCGATCCGCGTTACCTGAACGCGATCAAGGTGTTCCTGACCGCGGTGACCCCGCTGGAATACCAGGCTTACCAGGGCTACTCCCATGTGGGACGTCAATTCAGCGGCATCGGTGCACGTATTGCGTGCCAGATGCAGTCGATTGACGAGCTGCGTCACGTCCAGACGCAGGTTCACGCCATGAGCCACTACAACAAGTTTTTCAATGGCTTCCAGGACTGGAGCCATATGCACGACCGTGTCTGGTACCTGTCCGTGCCCAAGTCCTTCTTTGAAGATGCCCGCGCTGCTGGCCCCTTCGAATTCCTGCTGGCGATCAGCTTCTCCTTCGAGTACGTGCTGACCAACCTGCTGTTCGTGCCCTTCATGTCGGGCGCGGCTTACAACGGCGATATGGCCACGGTGACTTTCGGTTTCAGCTCGCAGTCTGACGAAGCACGCCACATGACGCTGGGCCTGGAAGTGATCAAGTTCCTGCTGGAGCAGCACGAAGACAACGTGCCTATCGTTCAGCAGTGGATCGACAAATGGTTCTGGCGCGGCACCCGTCTGCTGTCCGTGGTTGGCATGATGATGGACTACATGCTGCCCAACAAGGTCATGTCCTGGAAAGAGGCCTGGGAAGTCTATTTCGAGCAGGCCGGTGGCGCTCTGTTCAAGGATCTGGCCCGCTACGGCATTCGCATGCCCAAGTACAGCGAAGTGATCGAGAAAGAGAAAGAGCACATCTCGCACCAGGCCTGGTGGATCTTCTACAACTTCGGCCACGCAGCCGGTTTCCACACCTGGATCCCCAGCGACGAGGAACTGGATTGGCTCAGCGCCAAGTACCCCGATACCTTCGACAAGTACTACCGCCCACGCTGGGAAATGGCCAAGAAGATGGAAGCCGAAGGCAAGCGTTTCTATTCCAGTGGTCTGCCCCAGCTGTGCCAGGTATGTCAGGTGCCCATGACTTTTACCGACATGGAAAAACCCGATGAAATTACCTATCGCCAAAGCCAGTACAAGGGCGAGCGCTACCACACCTGCTCGGACGGCTGCCGCGACATTTTCGAGCACGAGCCTGAAAAGTATATCCAGGCCTGGCTGCCAGTGAACCAGATCCTGCAAGGTGGCTGCGGTGGCCCCGAACTGGAGAAGATCCTGAGCGACTATTACCAACTGAACGTGGGTGTCGACAATATGGACTTCAAGGGTTCGGTGGACGAGGCACGCTGGAACGAATGGAAAGGAGTGACGGCCTAG
- a CDS encoding phenol hydroxylase subunit P4, with translation MAVTAITPDYQGYARDQQSHYGDSMLLYVGWDEHLLFCSAKAFLVQPEMTVSQMIQQLLPAGFAQHPDFEQIEWSKVQWNLNGEAVELNPDDTLGAKGFDHKSLLRFKTPGLNGYKGTGV, from the coding sequence ATGGCAGTTACTGCAATTACCCCGGACTACCAAGGCTATGCGCGCGACCAGCAGTCGCACTATGGCGACAGCATGTTGCTGTATGTAGGCTGGGACGAGCACCTCTTGTTCTGCTCGGCCAAGGCTTTTCTGGTTCAGCCCGAGATGACCGTGTCCCAGATGATCCAGCAACTGTTGCCTGCCGGCTTTGCCCAGCACCCTGACTTTGAGCAGATCGAATGGAGCAAGGTGCAATGGAATCTGAATGGCGAGGCCGTTGAGTTGAACCCGGACGACACCTTGGGTGCCAAGGGCTTCGATCACAAATCCTTGTTGCGTTTCAAGACCCCGGGCCTGAATGGCTACAAGGGTACGGGCGTATAA
- a CDS encoding NADH:ubiquinone reductase (Na(+)-transporting) subunit F — MTYQVTVEPTGDVVEVEDGQTLLDAALRQGVWLPFACGHGTCGTCKVQVLEGYADAGDASSFALMDSERDEGKLLACCCLPESDMVIEADIDVDPDFQGLPVEDYQGKVILIEDLSPTIKHIRLELDRPMAFQAGQYINLHVPSIDSTRAFSIANPPSMSGIIDLHVRKVEGGAGTTWLHEELQVGQSLDVSGPYGQFFVRKSDPQGAIFIAGGSGLSSPESMIMDLLEEGDTRPIYLFQGARNKAELYHADHFYQLAEKHDNFHYIPALNAPLPDDAWEGFVGFVHEAVGQFFEQRCSGNKAYLCGPPPMIEAAISTLMQSRLFERDIHMEQFLTAADGATGKVRSALFKRI, encoded by the coding sequence ATGACGTATCAGGTAACCGTAGAACCCACAGGTGATGTGGTAGAGGTGGAAGATGGACAAACCTTGTTGGACGCTGCGTTGCGACAAGGGGTTTGGTTGCCTTTTGCCTGTGGACATGGCACGTGTGGCACCTGCAAGGTGCAGGTGCTGGAAGGCTATGCAGACGCAGGCGATGCGTCCAGCTTTGCCTTGATGGATTCGGAGCGGGACGAAGGCAAGCTGCTGGCTTGCTGTTGCCTGCCCGAATCCGATATGGTCATCGAGGCCGATATCGATGTGGACCCGGATTTCCAGGGCCTGCCGGTGGAGGACTATCAGGGCAAGGTCATCCTGATTGAAGACTTGTCGCCCACGATCAAGCACATTCGTCTGGAACTGGATCGCCCGATGGCGTTTCAGGCCGGGCAGTACATCAACCTGCATGTGCCGTCCATTGACAGCACCCGTGCTTTCTCCATTGCGAATCCGCCGTCCATGAGCGGCATTATTGATTTGCACGTACGCAAGGTAGAAGGGGGCGCAGGCACGACCTGGCTTCATGAGGAACTGCAAGTGGGGCAGTCTCTGGATGTGTCCGGCCCTTATGGTCAGTTCTTTGTGCGCAAGTCCGACCCGCAAGGCGCGATTTTCATCGCCGGCGGCTCGGGCCTGTCCAGCCCCGAATCCATGATTATGGATTTGCTGGAAGAGGGCGATACCCGTCCTATTTATCTGTTCCAGGGTGCGCGCAATAAAGCCGAGTTGTATCACGCGGATCATTTCTATCAACTGGCCGAAAAGCACGACAATTTCCACTACATTCCGGCCTTGAATGCGCCTTTACCGGATGATGCCTGGGAAGGCTTTGTGGGCTTTGTGCATGAAGCCGTGGGGCAGTTCTTTGAGCAGCGTTGCTCGGGTAACAAGGCCTACTTGTGTGGCCCGCCCCCCATGATTGAAGCGGCGATCTCCACCCTGATGCAAAGCCGCCTCTTCGAGCGTGACATTCACATGGAGCAGTTCCTGACAGCGGCGGATGGTGCAACCGGCAAGGTACGCTCAGCGCTGTTCAAGCGTATCTAA
- a CDS encoding LysR family transcriptional regulator: protein MDLKQIRYFVAVAKERNFTRAAEQLHIAQPALSRQIQLLEQELNVLLLSRESRPLQLTEAGRIFYEQSLQLLNRVEVMKAATTEVGLHQRPQLSIGFVASTLYGGLPILIQKFRHAYPDIRFHLLELTSSQQIAALRAGRIDIAFGRVRIHDSAVCRTVLREERLVLAIPPKIDLAKDRGPVSLQVIADHAFIVYPKSPRPSFADHVLNILHDNAIFPTEVHEVLELQTAMGLVAGGVGLCLIPSAAQIRSDLVYRLIDDEKVTSPIIFSHRKNDNSWYIAQMHAFIEEMYAEKPPWLIPGHSALSNGPPPC from the coding sequence ATGGACTTGAAACAAATCCGCTACTTTGTTGCGGTCGCCAAAGAGCGTAATTTCACTCGCGCGGCCGAGCAGCTGCACATTGCCCAACCTGCACTCAGCAGACAGATCCAGTTGCTGGAACAAGAGCTCAATGTCCTCTTGCTGTCACGCGAAAGCCGCCCTCTGCAACTGACCGAGGCGGGCCGCATCTTTTACGAGCAATCCCTGCAGTTGCTCAATCGTGTGGAGGTCATGAAGGCGGCAACCACTGAAGTCGGTCTGCACCAGCGCCCGCAATTGTCGATTGGCTTTGTGGCCTCCACCTTGTACGGTGGTCTGCCCATCCTGATCCAGAAGTTCCGCCACGCCTACCCGGATATCCGCTTTCACCTTCTGGAGCTGACCTCCAGCCAGCAAATTGCCGCCTTGCGCGCCGGACGTATTGATATTGCTTTTGGGCGTGTGCGTATTCATGACAGCGCGGTGTGCCGCACTGTCTTGCGTGAAGAACGCCTGGTGCTGGCAATCCCGCCCAAGATTGATCTGGCCAAGGACCGGGGGCCGGTATCCTTGCAGGTCATCGCTGATCACGCCTTTATTGTGTATCCCAAGTCCCCTCGCCCCAGCTTTGCTGATCATGTGCTGAATATTCTGCACGACAACGCCATCTTCCCCACCGAAGTGCACGAGGTACTGGAACTGCAAACGGCCATGGGGCTAGTCGCCGGCGGCGTGGGTTTATGCCTGATCCCTTCAGCCGCACAGATACGCAGTGATCTGGTCTACCGGCTGATTGACGATGAGAAAGTGACTTCACCCATTATTTTCAGCCACAGGAAAAACGACAACTCCTGGTACATCGCCCAGATGCATGCCTTTATTGAGGAAATGTATGCGGAGAAACCGCCCTGGCTGATTCCGGGACACAGTGCCTTGAGTAACGGGCCGCCACCCTGTTGA
- a CDS encoding Rieske 2Fe-2S domain-containing protein, protein MSVLMDKTNDIRHLLDTALEENQETGVYRCRRDIFTNPDLFELEMKHIFEGNWVYLAHESQLPNVNDYFTTYIGRQPVFLTRGKDGGLNAFINACAHRGAMLCRRKHGNKGSFTCPFHGWTFNNAGKLLKVKDEKNTQYPEQFNTEGSHDLKRVARFENYRGFLFGSLNPDVVSLDEYLGETKVIIDQIVDQAPEGLEVLRGNSSYIYDGNWKLQMENGADGYHVSSVHWNYSATMGRRKEGGTQAVDANGWSKSLGGVYGFDYGHILLWTKTMNPTVRPVYEHREELKQRLGEDRAEFIVNQTRNLCLYPNVYLMDQFSTQIRVTRPISVDKTEVTIYCFGPKGESAEQRAIRIRQYEDFFNVSGMGTADDLEEFRACQEGYAGIAAPWNDLSRGAPLWVQGPDENATAMGMKPLISGGRSEDEGLFVCQHEYWAKTMSQALKAESGEA, encoded by the coding sequence ATGTCAGTCCTTATGGATAAAACCAACGATATCAGGCACTTGCTTGATACTGCCCTGGAAGAAAACCAAGAAACAGGCGTGTATCGCTGCCGTCGTGACATCTTCACGAATCCGGATCTGTTCGAGCTGGAGATGAAGCATATTTTTGAAGGCAATTGGGTCTACTTGGCGCATGAAAGCCAGTTGCCCAATGTGAATGATTACTTCACTACCTATATTGGCCGCCAGCCCGTGTTTCTGACACGCGGCAAAGACGGCGGCTTGAATGCCTTTATCAATGCCTGTGCCCACCGGGGCGCCATGCTGTGCCGCCGCAAGCATGGCAATAAAGGCAGTTTTACCTGTCCTTTTCATGGCTGGACCTTCAATAACGCCGGCAAGCTGCTCAAGGTCAAGGACGAGAAAAACACCCAATACCCCGAGCAGTTCAATACCGAAGGCTCGCACGACTTGAAGCGTGTCGCGCGCTTTGAGAACTATCGCGGCTTTCTGTTTGGCAGTCTGAATCCGGATGTGGTGTCTCTGGATGAATATCTGGGTGAAACCAAGGTCATCATCGACCAGATCGTGGACCAAGCCCCTGAAGGCCTGGAAGTGCTGCGCGGCAATTCTTCCTATATCTACGACGGCAACTGGAAGCTGCAGATGGAAAACGGGGCCGACGGCTACCACGTCAGCAGCGTGCACTGGAACTATTCCGCCACGATGGGTCGTCGCAAAGAGGGCGGCACGCAAGCGGTGGATGCGAACGGCTGGAGCAAAAGCCTGGGCGGTGTGTATGGCTTTGATTATGGCCATATCTTGCTCTGGACCAAGACCATGAATCCAACCGTGCGGCCGGTCTACGAGCATCGCGAGGAGCTGAAGCAGCGTCTGGGCGAGGACCGTGCCGAGTTCATCGTGAATCAGACCCGCAATCTGTGCCTGTACCCGAACGTGTATTTGATGGACCAGTTCTCTACCCAGATTCGGGTAACGCGTCCTATCAGCGTGGACAAGACGGAAGTCACGATTTACTGCTTTGGCCCCAAGGGTGAGAGCGCCGAGCAGCGTGCCATCCGCATCCGTCAATACGAAGACTTTTTCAACGTGTCTGGCATGGGAACGGCAGACGATCTGGAAGAGTTCCGTGCTTGTCAGGAAGGCTATGCCGGTATTGCCGCCCCCTGGAATGACTTGAGCCGAGGCGCCCCCCTGTGGGTCCAAGGCCCGGACGAGAACGCGACCGCCATGGGCATGAAGCCCTTGATCAGTGGTGGGCGTAGTGAAGATGAAGGCTTGTTTGTCTGCCAGCACGAGTACTGGGCCAAGACCATGAGCCAGGCACTGAAAGCAGAAAGCGGGGAGGCCTAA
- the benB gene encoding benzoate 1,2-dioxygenase small subunit — protein MNATYHSICAFLYREARLLDDRQWDEWLECYSPNAQYWMPCWDDDDQLTEDPHSEISLIFYPNRNGLEDRVFRIKTERSGASTPEPRTAHMLSNIEILAERDGQVDVRYNFLTLNHRYRVTDQFFGTIYLTLSSQEQGWLIEQKKVVLKNDYIRQVIDVYHI, from the coding sequence ATGAACGCAACCTATCACTCTATTTGCGCTTTCCTGTATCGGGAAGCCCGTTTGCTGGATGACCGTCAGTGGGATGAATGGCTGGAGTGCTATAGCCCCAACGCCCAATACTGGATGCCTTGCTGGGACGATGATGATCAGCTGACCGAGGATCCGCATAGCGAGATTTCCTTGATCTTTTATCCCAACCGCAACGGTCTGGAAGATAGGGTGTTCCGCATCAAGACCGAGCGCTCTGGTGCATCCACGCCCGAGCCGCGTACCGCTCACATGCTCAGCAATATCGAGATTCTGGCCGAGCGCGATGGGCAGGTGGATGTTCGCTACAACTTTCTGACGCTGAACCATCGCTACCGGGTGACGGATCAGTTCTTTGGCACGATTTACCTGACTTTGTCGTCTCAGGAGCAGGGCTGGTTGATCGAGCAAAAGAAGGTAGTGCTCAAGAACGACTACATCCGTCAAGTGATTGATGTGTATCACATTTAA
- the benC gene encoding benzoate 1,2-dioxygenase electron transfer component BenC produces MNSYRIALNFEDGVTRFVDCGEHEKVLDAAYRHQINLPMDCSDGVCGTCKCQAESGQYEQGDDYIEDALTQEEADKGLVLTCQMIPKSDCVIAVPISSGVCKTAVAKWQGQVSECRQYEDAAYELKIDAADEALPFLPGQYVNITVPGGQAHRSYSFSSAPGEPCLSFLIKQVPGGLMSSWLAAQPLGQQVEITGPLGSFYLRQVTRPLLFLAGGTGLAPFLSMLEVLVKQGCTQPVHLVYGVTRDQDLVMLAELESFTQRLPGFSYTTCVVDPESSHERKGYVTQHLDPAHWHDGQVDVYLCGPPPMVDAVSQFIDAQAHAPANFYYEKFITSQ; encoded by the coding sequence GTGAACAGCTATCGTATTGCGCTGAATTTTGAGGACGGCGTCACCCGTTTCGTGGACTGTGGGGAACACGAAAAAGTGCTGGATGCCGCGTATCGCCATCAGATCAATCTGCCTATGGATTGCTCGGACGGGGTGTGCGGCACTTGTAAATGTCAGGCCGAAAGTGGTCAGTATGAGCAGGGCGATGACTATATCGAGGATGCCCTGACGCAAGAGGAAGCGGACAAGGGTTTGGTTCTGACCTGCCAGATGATCCCCAAGTCGGACTGCGTGATTGCTGTGCCGATTTCATCGGGTGTGTGCAAAACTGCCGTGGCCAAGTGGCAGGGGCAGGTATCGGAATGCCGTCAGTATGAGGATGCGGCTTACGAGTTGAAGATTGATGCGGCCGATGAGGCCTTGCCTTTCCTGCCTGGGCAGTACGTGAATATCACGGTGCCCGGCGGGCAGGCGCATCGCTCCTATTCCTTCAGTTCTGCGCCGGGCGAGCCGTGTTTGAGTTTCCTGATCAAGCAAGTGCCGGGAGGCCTGATGAGTTCCTGGCTGGCGGCGCAGCCGCTAGGCCAGCAGGTAGAAATCACCGGGCCTTTGGGTAGTTTTTATCTGCGTCAGGTAACGCGCCCCTTGCTGTTCCTGGCCGGTGGAACGGGTCTGGCGCCGTTCTTGTCGATGCTGGAAGTGCTGGTCAAGCAAGGCTGTACGCAGCCTGTGCATCTGGTCTATGGCGTCACCCGTGATCAGGATCTGGTGATGCTGGCAGAGCTGGAGTCCTTTACTCAGCGTTTGCCCGGATTCAGCTACACCACCTGCGTGGTGGACCCGGAATCCAGCCACGAACGCAAAGGCTACGTCACCCAGCACTTGGATCCGGCGCATTGGCATGACGGGCAGGTGGATGTGTACCTGTGCGGGCCGCCACCCATGGTGGATGCCGTCAGCCAGTTCATTGATGCGCAAGCCCATGCTCCCGCGAATTTCTACTACGAAAAATTCATCACTAGCCAGTAA